Proteins co-encoded in one Coprobacter tertius genomic window:
- the tsaD gene encoding tRNA (adenosine(37)-N6)-threonylcarbamoyltransferase complex transferase subunit TsaD: MDTTILGIESSCDDTSASVIRNGVMLSNVIASQAVHEAFGGVVPELASRAHQQNIIPVVSEALKRAGVDKSELSAVAFTRGPGLMGSLLVGTSFAKGFSAALNIPMIEVNHLQAHVLAHFIKENEVDKDQPSFPFLCLLVSGGNSQIIKVNSYKDMEVIGQTIDDAAGEAFDKCAKVMGLPYPGGPVIDRLAKDGNPDAFRFNKPHIPGYNYSFSGLKTSFLYLLRDSLKKNDRFIEENKTDLCASLQRTIVEILMDKLRKAAKDLGIKEVAVAGGVSANSAVRKAFEDHAVKYGWKIHVPKFSFTTDNAAMVAITGYYKYLDKDFCSMDTAPFARVEL, from the coding sequence ATGGATACGACAATTTTAGGTATAGAATCTTCTTGTGACGATACGTCGGCTTCGGTGATACGTAATGGAGTCATGTTATCGAATGTAATTGCCAGTCAAGCGGTTCATGAAGCGTTCGGTGGGGTTGTTCCCGAATTGGCTTCTAGAGCGCATCAGCAGAATATAATTCCTGTCGTATCTGAAGCGTTGAAACGTGCCGGAGTAGATAAGAGCGAGTTAAGTGCCGTTGCCTTTACCAGAGGTCCCGGCCTCATGGGTTCTTTGTTGGTAGGTACTTCTTTTGCAAAAGGCTTTTCTGCGGCTTTGAATATACCTATGATCGAGGTAAATCATTTGCAGGCTCATGTATTGGCACATTTTATTAAAGAGAATGAAGTCGATAAAGATCAGCCGTCTTTCCCGTTTCTTTGTCTCTTGGTATCTGGAGGTAATTCGCAGATTATCAAAGTGAATTCTTATAAAGATATGGAAGTTATCGGACAAACTATCGATGACGCTGCCGGTGAAGCATTTGATAAATGTGCCAAAGTCATGGGACTCCCTTATCCTGGAGGACCTGTTATAGATCGTTTGGCAAAAGACGGAAATCCTGATGCTTTTCGGTTTAACAAACCGCATATCCCGGGATATAATTATAGTTTTAGTGGATTAAAAACTTCATTTTTATATTTGTTACGGGATTCTTTGAAAAAAAATGACCGTTTTATCGAAGAAAACAAGACTGATCTTTGTGCGTCGTTACAACGGACTATTGTTGAGATTTTGATGGATAAACTACGGAAGGCGGCCAAAGATCTCGGAATAAAGGAGGTCGCTGTTGCAGGAGGCGTTTCAGCTAATTCTGCTGTGCGTAAAGCATTTGAAGATCATGCCGTTAAGTACGGATGGAAGATACACGTACCAAAATTTTCTTTTACTACCGATAATGCTGCAATGGTCGCGATTACTGGATATTATAAATATCTCGATAAAGATTTCTGTTCGATGGATACGGCTCCATTTGCCCGCGTAGAATTATAA
- a CDS encoding DUF2156 domain-containing protein, with the protein MIPFKPITIHDREIITSFTYNSNLRNCDFSFANMCSWRFLYDSEFAVVEDKLLIRFFIEDHRPAYMVPLGTGDMKHSIELLEADASSLGHTLCILGVTPDTKEKIEKLFPEEFKFIAERDYFDYIYLRDNLVGLVGKKYQSKRNHINRFRQEYDNYRYTPITRDMVPKCLELETKWCVENDCRENEDLMNERRSLTFSLQHMDELGIIGGAIWIGNEIVAFSFGAPITNDTFGVHVEKADTEVDGAYAVINQEFASHIPEEYIYVNREEDLGIPGLRKAKLSYHPAILLEKYAAIKHRF; encoded by the coding sequence ATGATTCCATTTAAACCTATAACGATACATGACCGGGAGATCATAACTTCGTTTACCTATAACAGTAATTTACGGAATTGTGATTTTTCTTTTGCCAATATGTGTAGTTGGCGCTTTTTATATGATAGTGAATTTGCCGTTGTCGAAGATAAACTTCTTATTCGCTTTTTTATTGAAGATCATCGCCCTGCCTATATGGTACCTTTGGGAACGGGAGATATGAAACATTCGATTGAGTTGCTCGAAGCAGATGCATCTTCATTGGGGCATACTTTATGTATTTTAGGTGTTACTCCGGATACAAAAGAAAAAATAGAAAAGCTTTTTCCTGAAGAATTCAAATTTATTGCAGAGAGAGATTATTTTGATTATATTTACTTACGGGATAATTTGGTCGGTTTGGTGGGCAAAAAATATCAATCGAAACGGAATCATATCAATCGGTTCAGGCAGGAATATGATAATTACCGTTATACTCCTATCACCAGAGATATGGTTCCTAAGTGTCTCGAACTCGAGACGAAATGGTGTGTTGAGAATGATTGTCGTGAGAACGAAGACTTGATGAACGAACGACGCTCTCTTACATTTTCTTTGCAGCACATGGATGAATTAGGAATAATAGGAGGTGCGATTTGGATAGGAAATGAGATTGTCGCTTTTTCTTTTGGGGCTCCGATAACGAATGATACTTTTGGCGTACATGTAGAAAAAGCGGATACCGAGGTGGATGGTGCTTATGCGGTTATCAATCAGGAATTTGCATCTCATATTCCTGAAGAATATATCTATGTAAACCGAGAAGAAGATTTGGGAATTCCGGGATTACGTAAAGCAAAGCTTTCTTACCATCCAGCAATATTACTTGAAAAATATGCTGCTATAAAGCACCGGTTCTGA
- a CDS encoding dipeptide epimerase, with amino-acid sequence MKLSFEPYTLELRHVFTLSSSSRTTTPVVLVMIESEGYIGYGEASLPPYLKETQQSVTAFLSALNLNGFSLNHPLEDVLGYIENVAPENTAAKAAVDIALHDLYGKAREYAWWQYWGLDRFSVPDTSFTIGIDTEEGIRCKTLDAKDFNLLKVKLGRHTDKMIISAIRSVTDKPICVDVNQGWTDKYEALDMLHWCKEQGVIFAEQPMPKEYIDDMAWLTAHSPIPTIADESFQRISDLKKVKGVFSGINIKLMKCTGMNEAYKVIHEARDAGMKVMLGCMTETSCAISAAAQLSPWVDWADLDGNLLITNDCFYGATLQNGKIISTRMPGIGIKYK; translated from the coding sequence ATGAAACTAAGCTTTGAACCCTATACTCTCGAATTAAGGCACGTTTTTACTTTATCATCTTCTTCCCGTACGACAACGCCTGTTGTTTTGGTGATGATAGAAAGTGAAGGATATATCGGATATGGGGAAGCATCTTTACCTCCTTATTTGAAAGAAACGCAGCAATCGGTAACTGCGTTTTTATCTGCTTTGAACTTAAATGGATTTTCTTTGAATCATCCGTTAGAAGATGTTCTCGGTTATATTGAAAATGTGGCTCCCGAAAATACGGCTGCTAAAGCGGCTGTAGATATTGCCTTACATGATCTTTACGGGAAGGCCCGTGAATATGCCTGGTGGCAGTATTGGGGACTCGATAGATTCTCTGTTCCGGATACTTCTTTTACGATAGGAATAGATACCGAAGAAGGGATAAGGTGTAAGACACTGGATGCGAAAGATTTTAATTTGTTAAAAGTAAAATTAGGCCGGCATACCGATAAGATGATTATATCGGCAATACGTTCGGTAACAGACAAGCCGATTTGTGTTGATGTAAATCAGGGATGGACTGATAAATATGAAGCTCTCGATATGTTGCATTGGTGTAAAGAGCAAGGTGTTATTTTTGCAGAACAGCCTATGCCTAAAGAATATATAGACGATATGGCTTGGTTGACAGCTCATAGCCCTATACCTACTATTGCGGATGAATCATTTCAGCGAATATCCGATTTGAAAAAAGTTAAGGGTGTATTTTCCGGAATAAATATAAAATTAATGAAATGTACCGGGATGAATGAGGCATATAAGGTTATACATGAAGCTCGTGACGCAGGTATGAAGGTCATGTTGGGATGTATGACCGAGACTTCTTGTGCCATCAGCGCTGCGGCCCAATTGTCCCCTTGGGTCGATTGGGCTGACCTCGACGGAAATTTACTGATTACGAATGATTGTTTTTATGGCGCCACGTTGCAAAACGGTAAAATAATTTCGACCAGAATGCCGGGAATCGGTATTAAATATAAATAG
- the crcB gene encoding fluoride efflux transporter CrcB, producing the protein MRTWLLVGIGGFAGSILRYAFSRWISEQTSGSFPWGTLAVNLAGCLLIGLFWGISERFEWFGTGFRMTFIVGLCGGFTTFSTFSGDALKLFQSGAFLPFLLYVFGSVLIGICFTLAGWRLVAP; encoded by the coding sequence ATGAGAACCTGGTTATTGGTCGGGATAGGAGGATTTGCCGGTAGTATATTACGGTATGCTTTTTCCCGTTGGATTTCGGAACAGACCTCCGGTAGTTTTCCTTGGGGTACATTAGCCGTTAATCTGGCCGGGTGTTTGCTTATAGGTTTATTTTGGGGAATATCCGAACGGTTTGAATGGTTTGGGACAGGATTCAGAATGACGTTCATCGTCGGGCTTTGCGGTGGATTTACTACATTTTCTACTTTCTCGGGTGATGCGCTCAAATTGTTTCAGTCAGGAGCATTTTTACCTTTTCTCTTATATGTATTCGGAAGTGTTTTAATAGGTATTTGTTTTACGTTAGCAGGTTGGCGTTTAGTTGCTCCCTGA
- a CDS encoding GNAT family N-acetyltransferase, translating to MDLRQQIIDLWQACFGDTEEFVQLYFSTKYSDENTLAIIEDDKVLSALQILPYTMTCWGKKYRASYISGASTWPEYREKGLMSRLIREAFITMRNREIPFSFLIPAEEWLYDYYAKSGYAPVFRKACEVYRDILPADFNVCGNTIGEYYAYFSSRIGERTCCIQHSLDDFKVILQELELAGGKVIAVHNNEKRIRGLAFALFYNNRILVKDWFYDDIAARNELLQLIRREFPKGDIFCDIPATVENNGYKRGMLRIVNVRRILHGYAKAFPQVKHVWRIIDDIIPQNNGIYFISNGKCMQRPDDDKFNTDDIYTVSELAIRLFPISDPPFLSLMLD from the coding sequence ATGGATTTAAGGCAACAGATTATCGATTTGTGGCAGGCTTGTTTCGGTGACACCGAGGAATTTGTACAGCTCTATTTTTCAACAAAGTATTCCGATGAGAACACTTTAGCTATTATAGAGGATGATAAAGTTTTGTCGGCGCTTCAAATATTGCCTTACACCATGACATGCTGGGGTAAAAAGTATAGAGCATCTTATATTTCGGGTGCTTCTACCTGGCCTGAATATCGTGAAAAAGGACTTATGAGCCGCTTGATAAGAGAAGCTTTCATTACGATGAGAAACCGTGAAATACCTTTTTCATTCCTTATTCCTGCTGAAGAGTGGTTGTATGATTATTATGCAAAATCGGGATATGCACCTGTTTTCAGGAAGGCGTGTGAAGTTTATCGTGATATTTTACCGGCTGATTTTAATGTATGTGGAAACACGATTGGAGAATACTATGCTTATTTTTCATCGAGAATAGGAGAAAGAACTTGCTGTATACAACATTCACTCGATGATTTTAAAGTAATATTACAAGAGCTGGAATTGGCGGGAGGTAAAGTTATAGCTGTTCATAATAATGAAAAACGAATCAGGGGATTGGCTTTTGCATTGTTTTATAATAATCGGATACTGGTTAAAGACTGGTTCTATGATGATATTGCGGCCCGTAATGAATTGTTGCAGCTTATACGTAGAGAGTTTCCGAAAGGAGATATTTTTTGTGATATTCCTGCAACCGTTGAAAATAACGGATATAAAAGGGGAATGCTTAGAATCGTGAATGTACGTCGTATCTTGCATGGGTATGCGAAAGCGTTTCCCCAGGTTAAACATGTATGGAGAATAATCGACGATATTATTCCACAAAACAATGGGATTTATTTTATTAGTAATGGGAAATGCATGCAGCGTCCCGATGATGATAAATTTAATACTGATGATATTTATACCGTATCCGAACTGGCAATTCGTCTTTTTCCGATTTCAGACCCCCCTTTTTTAAGTCTGATGCTTGATTAA
- a CDS encoding translocation/assembly module TamB domain-containing protein, with product MQEKIRRIGIKELSHLLNTPVSIEKIGIEPFDKIALYGVYLTDEKGDTLLYAKKLMAGLELYPLLHKKLVFTTAHLLDFDLHISKKDPESPYNFQYIIDAFTSKKKNTNNPTIDVQINTVVIRRGNIAYDILSEPHKETGKFDKNHIRLHDFLSTMSLKSLRKDSLNINVRRISFAEQSGFKLSKLAFKLAANKNEAHFSEFKLNLPLTEVVLSTASADFSKSKHLSDFCDSTYLKLGISHANITLHDLTAFVPAFRYFGTPIDFSCHVEGPVNNLKLNHLAIAYGNDDIYIKGDGVLKEIIKKDSAYIAAQISASKATPDGIQSILNNFSSVDKKPSDILNRLGIIHFDGKVSGILTQLTTQGTIKTGQGDIHGDMTISRNPIQHFFIYQGNIKTEDFNLHGLFRDKNPWGKISLNLDLNGLHASNRKPSGKLKGEIQKFDYNGYPYENIVLNGSYNGMRYDGTAGIDDPNGHLHMDGIIDLENKQPSFHFRAMGENIKPGKLKLSPKYPDSELSFIINADIHGDHPDNAEGTLSLDSLEFINNGERFFMKQFAINAHNEGVPQWITVHSDFFNGEVRGKYSFTTLKQSLTEILSSVIPSIIQPDHKTIDHQNDFNFQFNLSGTENISRIFELPVSFPDGAVLEGFYNDEKQQFRVVSSSPKFNLKKTQLNNMQFFVEKNNFGINLSTNITHTNKKKKMITWSVNADAANDRLNSRLNWSNADKSTFCGELSTSTVFKPSINGKLPSMDIRINATDLILNDSIWKVQPSIVRIDSGRIAVSDFEIRHGKQFLHIEGTASKSPDDELSLLLNDLNLDYIFESLNINNVTFGGQATGDIRISDLLSGAPILNTRKFDVTNFSYNDAVLGDLHLFSQWENKNQGILLKGSVSQKGYPDTGIDGYIFPTKDSLNLMFDAQHLNLDFLQPFIGKILTNFTGNATGKINFFGKFNALNVTGKAYAEKIKFGVDYLNTVYELSDTVKLTTESISFDNVTIKDQNGHTAKAKGLLRHKHFKNLTYDIGLSDANNLLVFNVTELINPVYYGTIFGSGTASIKGDMARTNIDVNMRTNDHSKFTFVLSKEEEASDYQFITFVDRNQELRDKEKQDSTLIIPAQNATVKTQSHDVTVNLQIDATPAATMQIIMDPATNDIIKANGNGGIRIEYNTFSDMKIYGTYTLEKGSYSFNLQDIISRVFTIKSGSQISFRGNPLDADLNIDAIYSLSANLRDLSESFAEEKELSRTVVPVQTVLSVSGSLQQPDLKFNIEFPTLTQDIDRQVKSIISTDEMMNRQIIYLLAIGKFYTPDYMNVDQTRGNELVSVASSTLSSQLSNMLGQISDKWNIGTNIRSDKGDFSDVEFELALSSQLLNNRLIFNGNFGYRDNQVNSNAFIGDFDLEYLLSKSGNLRLKAYNHYNDQNYYIKSALTTQGVGIMFKRDFTRFSDLFYRITAKVQKLKRRKTENREKSDKTNLKDITPKENIVLEKD from the coding sequence ATGCAAGAGAAAATACGCCGCATTGGTATAAAAGAACTTTCTCATTTATTAAACACTCCCGTTTCTATCGAAAAAATCGGTATCGAGCCTTTCGATAAAATCGCCCTATACGGTGTTTACCTCACTGATGAAAAAGGGGATACTTTATTGTATGCAAAAAAATTAATGGCAGGACTCGAACTCTATCCTTTGCTACATAAAAAATTAGTATTTACAACAGCTCACTTGTTGGATTTCGATCTGCATATTTCTAAAAAAGATCCTGAATCCCCTTACAATTTCCAGTATATCATCGATGCCTTTACATCGAAAAAGAAAAATACAAATAACCCGACAATAGACGTACAGATAAATACAGTCGTTATCAGAAGGGGTAACATTGCTTACGATATACTTTCCGAACCCCACAAAGAAACAGGGAAATTCGATAAGAATCATATCAGATTACACGATTTTTTATCGACGATGTCACTAAAATCATTACGCAAAGATTCTCTGAACATAAATGTAAGACGAATCAGCTTTGCAGAACAATCCGGTTTTAAATTATCGAAACTGGCTTTTAAACTCGCTGCAAACAAAAATGAAGCTCATTTTTCGGAATTCAAGTTGAATCTGCCATTAACAGAAGTTGTATTAAGTACTGCATCTGCCGACTTTTCCAAATCAAAACATTTATCTGATTTCTGCGACAGTACTTACTTAAAACTAGGTATTTCCCATGCAAATATTACCCTTCACGATCTCACGGCTTTCGTTCCGGCATTTCGGTATTTCGGTACTCCTATCGACTTTTCATGCCATGTAGAAGGTCCGGTAAATAATCTTAAACTCAATCATCTGGCTATAGCATACGGAAACGACGATATATACATCAAAGGTGATGGTGTTCTGAAAGAGATTATTAAAAAAGACAGTGCTTATATTGCTGCACAAATCAGTGCATCAAAAGCTACCCCTGATGGTATTCAGTCAATCCTAAATAATTTTTCTTCCGTCGACAAAAAACCATCCGACATTTTAAACAGGTTAGGAATAATACATTTCGATGGAAAAGTTTCGGGAATTCTCACCCAACTAACTACTCAAGGGACCATTAAAACGGGTCAGGGCGATATACATGGTGATATGACAATTTCCCGTAATCCCATACAACATTTTTTCATCTATCAGGGTAACATAAAAACCGAAGATTTTAATCTTCACGGGTTATTCCGCGACAAAAATCCTTGGGGAAAAATAAGTTTAAACCTCGACTTAAATGGCTTACATGCAAGTAACAGAAAACCTTCGGGAAAACTTAAAGGCGAAATCCAAAAATTCGATTACAACGGTTATCCCTACGAAAATATCGTTTTAAACGGTAGCTACAACGGTATGCGATATGACGGAACAGCCGGTATCGACGACCCAAACGGACATTTACATATGGACGGGATTATCGACCTCGAGAATAAACAGCCATCTTTCCATTTCAGAGCCATGGGAGAAAATATAAAACCGGGAAAACTAAAACTCTCTCCCAAATATCCCGACTCGGAATTATCATTTATCATCAATGCCGATATTCACGGTGACCACCCCGATAATGCAGAGGGAACATTATCCCTCGACAGCCTCGAGTTCATCAATAACGGCGAACGATTTTTCATGAAACAATTTGCAATTAATGCTCATAATGAGGGGGTTCCGCAATGGATCACGGTACATTCCGACTTTTTCAACGGAGAAGTACGCGGAAAATATTCATTTACAACTCTAAAACAATCACTTACCGAAATTTTATCTTCAGTTATTCCATCGATAATACAACCCGACCATAAAACTATTGATCACCAGAACGACTTCAACTTCCAATTCAATTTATCGGGAACAGAAAATATTTCACGTATTTTCGAATTACCAGTATCGTTTCCCGACGGAGCAGTTCTCGAAGGATTTTATAACGATGAAAAACAACAATTCAGGGTTGTATCTTCCTCCCCAAAATTCAATTTAAAAAAGACACAATTGAATAACATGCAATTTTTTGTTGAAAAAAACAATTTTGGAATAAACTTATCCACCAACATTACCCATACAAACAAAAAGAAAAAAATGATCACTTGGTCAGTAAATGCCGATGCTGCCAATGACCGGTTAAATTCCCGTTTAAACTGGAGTAATGCCGATAAATCTACTTTTTGCGGGGAACTATCGACAAGTACTGTATTCAAGCCAAGCATTAATGGGAAATTGCCATCTATGGATATACGCATAAATGCGACCGATCTGATACTCAATGACTCTATCTGGAAGGTTCAGCCATCAATAGTGCGGATTGATTCAGGCCGAATTGCAGTAAGCGACTTCGAAATACGTCACGGAAAACAATTTCTGCATATCGAAGGAACTGCATCAAAATCACCTGACGACGAACTCTCTCTTTTATTGAATGACTTGAATCTCGACTACATATTCGAATCGCTCAATATAAATAACGTTACTTTCGGCGGACAGGCTACCGGAGATATTCGGATATCAGACCTGTTATCGGGGGCACCGATATTGAACACACGAAAATTTGATGTAACCAATTTCTCTTATAACGATGCTGTATTAGGCGATCTCCATTTGTTCAGCCAATGGGAAAATAAAAATCAGGGAATTTTGCTTAAAGGGAGCGTTTCCCAAAAAGGATATCCCGACACAGGTATCGACGGCTACATATTCCCAACAAAAGATTCTTTAAATCTTATGTTCGACGCGCAACATCTCAACCTCGATTTCCTACAACCTTTTATCGGGAAAATTCTCACCAATTTTACAGGTAACGCTACTGGGAAAATAAACTTTTTCGGAAAATTCAATGCATTAAACGTAACCGGAAAAGCATATGCTGAAAAAATAAAATTTGGAGTCGACTACCTCAATACAGTATATGAATTAAGCGATACGGTAAAACTTACAACCGAAAGTATCTCATTCGATAATGTTACAATAAAAGATCAAAACGGCCATACTGCAAAAGCCAAAGGATTACTCCGTCATAAACATTTTAAAAATCTAACATATGATATTGGCCTTTCAGATGCAAATAACCTACTTGTTTTTAATGTTACCGAACTGATCAATCCCGTCTATTACGGGACTATTTTCGGATCTGGAACGGCAAGTATAAAGGGGGATATGGCCCGTACAAACATCGATGTAAATATGCGTACCAACGATCATTCGAAATTTACATTCGTTCTCTCAAAAGAAGAAGAAGCCTCCGATTATCAATTTATAACCTTTGTCGACCGGAATCAAGAATTAAGAGACAAAGAAAAACAAGACAGTACTTTGATAATACCGGCGCAAAATGCCACCGTCAAAACCCAATCTCATGATGTAACCGTAAATTTACAGATAGATGCTACTCCGGCCGCAACCATGCAAATCATCATGGATCCGGCAACGAATGATATCATAAAAGCAAATGGCAATGGCGGTATCCGTATCGAATACAATACTTTTTCAGATATGAAAATATACGGTACATATACTCTTGAAAAAGGTAGCTATAGCTTTAATTTGCAAGATATTATTTCACGTGTATTTACCATAAAATCGGGAAGTCAGATATCCTTTAGAGGAAATCCTCTCGATGCAGATTTAAATATAGACGCTATTTATTCACTTTCTGCTAATTTAAGAGATTTGTCGGAAAGCTTTGCAGAAGAAAAAGAATTAAGCCGGACTGTAGTCCCAGTGCAAACTGTTTTGAGCGTCTCGGGTAGTCTTCAACAACCCGACCTTAAATTTAATATCGAATTTCCTACCCTTACCCAAGATATCGATCGCCAAGTAAAAAGTATTATCAGTACCGACGAAATGATGAACCGACAAATTATATACTTATTGGCAATCGGTAAATTCTATACCCCCGATTATATGAATGTAGATCAGACGAGAGGAAACGAATTGGTATCTGTCGCATCCTCTACCCTGTCGTCTCAACTTAGTAATATGCTGGGACAGATAAGCGATAAATGGAATATAGGAACCAATATACGAAGCGACAAAGGCGACTTCTCGGATGTTGAATTCGAACTGGCTCTTTCAAGCCAGCTTTTGAATAATCGATTAATTTTTAACGGGAACTTCGGTTATAGAGACAATCAAGTAAACAGCAACGCTTTTATCGGGGATTTCGATTTGGAATATTTACTCAGCAAAAGCGGGAATTTACGATTAAAAGCCTATAACCACTATAACGACCAGAATTATTATATTAAATCGGCACTTACTACACAAGGAGTAGGTATCATGTTTAAACGTGATTTCACACGCTTTTCAGATCTTTTTTATCGAATTACGGCAAAAGTACAGAAGCTCAAACGCCGCAAAACAGAGAATCGGGAAAAATCAGATAAAACAAATCTTAAAGATATTACTCCAAAAGAAAATATAGTTTTGGAAAAAGATTAA
- a CDS encoding DNA recombination protein RmuC, which produces MEIAYLILGVVIGSFVSGVFFYGYKRRNRELQMQLDGRQTEIKRLGQELLNEKVERVKSEAEKRSADEKLQRQKEEIMVMREQMTNEFRLMANSILEEKSKRFTEINRENIDRILHPLQEKLSEFKQKVEETYDKESKERFSLDRRIKELVELNQQIGREANNLTKALKGDSKIQGDWGEMILESILEKSGLVKGREYYTQETITDEAGKKRLNEDGKRMRPDVVVVYPDQRKVIIDSKVSLTAYTRYVEAETPEESVKALQEHVRSLKSHVLELSAKNYQDYVKSLDFVMMFIPNEPAYLAAMRQDPSLWQFAYDKRVMMISPTNLIAALKLIVDLWNRDKQSRNALDIAERGAALYDKFVGFVDSMGEIGENLDKTYRSYRQAVGQLKEGKGNLIGQVEKLKALGIKAKKELPSNE; this is translated from the coding sequence ATGGAAATTGCATATTTGATTTTAGGTGTCGTTATTGGAAGCTTTGTATCGGGCGTTTTTTTCTATGGATACAAACGCCGGAATCGTGAGTTGCAAATGCAATTGGACGGTCGGCAAACAGAGATAAAAAGACTCGGTCAAGAACTTTTGAATGAAAAGGTCGAACGGGTGAAATCAGAAGCTGAGAAACGTTCCGCTGATGAAAAGTTACAACGACAAAAAGAAGAAATTATGGTGATGCGGGAACAAATGACAAATGAGTTCCGGCTTATGGCTAATAGTATTTTAGAAGAAAAATCGAAACGTTTTACCGAAATAAATCGAGAAAATATTGATCGTATTTTGCATCCTTTACAGGAGAAGTTGTCTGAATTCAAGCAAAAAGTAGAGGAGACTTATGATAAAGAATCGAAAGAGCGTTTTAGTCTCGACAGGAGGATTAAAGAATTGGTCGAACTGAACCAGCAAATCGGACGAGAAGCCAATAACCTGACTAAGGCATTGAAAGGAGATAGTAAAATACAGGGAGATTGGGGTGAGATGATTCTCGAGAGCATTCTCGAAAAATCAGGTTTAGTAAAAGGGCGTGAGTACTACACGCAAGAGACGATAACAGATGAAGCGGGGAAAAAACGCCTTAATGAAGATGGAAAAAGAATGCGTCCGGATGTGGTGGTGGTTTATCCCGACCAAAGAAAAGTAATTATCGATTCTAAAGTATCGCTGACGGCATATACCCGTTATGTTGAAGCCGAAACTCCTGAAGAAAGTGTAAAAGCTTTGCAGGAACATGTTCGTTCTTTGAAAAGTCATGTTTTGGAACTTTCTGCAAAAAATTATCAGGATTATGTGAAATCACTTGATTTTGTTATGATGTTTATTCCCAACGAACCGGCATATCTGGCTGCGATGAGACAGGACCCGTCGTTATGGCAATTTGCTTATGATAAGAGAGTGATGATGATTAGTCCGACAAACCTGATTGCAGCTCTTAAGCTGATCGTAGATCTTTGGAATCGGGATAAGCAAAGTCGTAATGCTCTCGATATAGCAGAACGTGGGGCGGCTTTATATGATAAATTTGTCGGATTTGTAGATTCGATGGGAGAAATAGGAGAGAATTTGGACAAGACATATCGTAGTTACCGCCAGGCAGTCGGACAGTTAAAAGAAGGAAAAGGAAATCTTATCGGACAAGTAGAAAAACTTAAAGCTTTAGGTATAAAAGCGAAAAAAGAATTACCTTCGAACGAATAA